Genomic segment of Candidatus Chlorohelix allophototropha:
AATTCATGTGAAATTACTATCTAGAGCTTTTTGCCTTAAAAAGTGGGCTTCGTCTTCAAGGCTTTTTAACTCGCCATCCAGAACTGCATTGAGTAAATCTTCTAACAATGCCTTGAACTGCTTACCCGGTTTCAAACCCATATGGATAAGATAACCACCGCTCAGGTGCGGCTTGCGGCGACTAACCACTTCCAGATAATGGCGCAATAACGGTGCATGGAAAGGTTGCAGAATCGCAGCGGCTTCGATTGCGCCACGTTCGTAAGAATTTAGCAACGCATAGAGAAGGCTGTTTTTCAAATCCGGTTGCAGCATGGGAAAAACCGCTTGCCGCAAACGCGCTACTTGGGGGGGTATGTTAGCTTCTTGGTCAAAAAATGCCAACGCCGCCAGTGCATGTTCCACCTGCTCAGGCAAACTGCGCCAGCACAGCGCGGAAAGATAAGCGGGAACGCGGTTCAGCAAATCGACAAAGCGATATTCCTTGATACGCCTGAATTCTTCTAGGGTATCGCAATCCCAGATTAATGCCGGATCAAATTGATCTAGCAAGTCATACTTCTGCAATAAATTCAGCCCACGTTCAGGGGCATCCTCGCGCAATATTTTAACCAGTTCGTTGCGTTTGCGGACAGGTGTTAGCAATTCAAAGTGTCGCTCCCGCACCGATTCCCGAAACAGTTCTTCGGTTGCAGGGTCAAATTGGTAGCCAAAACGGGCAGCGTAGCGCAACCCGCGCGGCATGCGGGTAGGATCATCAATAAAGCTGCGAGGGTGCAATACTCGCAAAAAGCCATCGCGTAGGTCTTCTAATCCGTTGTAAGGGTCAACTAAACCACCGCTAAGAGAAAGTGACATAGCGTTGATAGTATAGTCGCGCCGCTTCAAATCCACCTCAACCGGAGCGGGTGGATCAATCCTAACGGTAGGAAGTGCGCCGGGATGTTCATAGGTTTCAAGACGGGCAGTAGCAAGGTCTATATGCAGGTAATCGCCGCTCTGAAAAAAAATCTCGATTTTGGCAGTACCAAAAGCTTTATGCTTGTGCAAACGCACGCGGTCAACATGGGGAGCATGCTTGAAATGGGCAGTCAGGTGTTCAGCCAGAACGTGGCTATAATCGAGCGTCATAAAATCAAGGTCGAGGTTTTGCCGACCCAGCATCAAATCGCGCACGATACCACCCACCAAAAGCGCGGTTACCCCTTCACGCTCCGCTACTTCCGCCACCTGATTTACCGCATAGAAATGAGCATCAGGCAGCAGTTTGCGAAGCTGTTCTATCAGCACATGCGGATCATTATGATTAAACGACGGAAAGTTTGG
This window contains:
- a CDS encoding CCA tRNA nucleotidyltransferase codes for the protein MKPNFPSFNHNDPHVLIEQLRKLLPDAHFYAVNQVAEVAEREGVTALLVGGIVRDLMLGRQNLDLDFMTLDYSHVLAEHLTAHFKHAPHVDRVRLHKHKAFGTAKIEIFFQSGDYLHIDLATARLETYEHPGALPTVRIDPPAPVEVDLKRRDYTINAMSLSLSGGLVDPYNGLEDLRDGFLRVLHPRSFIDDPTRMPRGLRYAARFGYQFDPATEELFRESVRERHFELLTPVRKRNELVKILREDAPERGLNLLQKYDLLDQFDPALIWDCDTLEEFRRIKEYRFVDLLNRVPAYLSALCWRSLPEQVEHALAALAFFDQEANIPPQVARLRQAVFPMLQPDLKNSLLYALLNSYERGAIEAAAILQPFHAPLLRHYLEVVSRRKPHLSGGYLIHMGLKPGKQFKALLEDLLNAVLDGELKSLEDEAHFLRQKALDSNFT